The stretch of DNA AAGATGAAGGGCAAAAAGGTCCTGGATTCATACACTTTCACAGGAGTAAGTCACTGCAGCACATTCTGGCAGTCCAACTTTGTCATGGCTGAGTAGACTGTGGTCGACAAATTAATATTAGGCAATGCTTCCTGTGTTGCTAGTTGCTGTGTACAGGAAGCTTTCATGGTACATTTTTTGGCAATTCAATAACATTCCATTATAAGCAAGCAATATTAATGTAAGTGATTGTTCATTATCTTTACATATCTTTATTATAAACTGCAACAAACATGAGGCCATTGAAGAATATCTTTTTAGACCCTGAATTAAATTAGTATATGTTCCATAGGGAGAATCCCCTACAtaggggcagccatgtttaaaataggtttagtacagaatctctgacacattcaGGCCACTAGATTCAAATAAAACCCTGTAAAGTTCAGAGAAGAGTATAAAGAGTATAGTACCACACTATTACAAACATAGCCAGGGCATGTGTTCACATCATTTAATCCTGTTCATGTTGTGTCCAGAacttacctggaatcaatgatcacaaggcaggaacacaccctggatgggatGCCAGTCCACCACAGGTCATCACATTCTCACATATGGACCTATGAATAGCCTTtggatccacctaccaacatgtgttgaAACTGAATCATATaacaatattaattaaaaacaaaatctcaGTGATGTTTGGTGTATATTTCGTATATTAAGTCGtgttcattaataaataaatgtgtgttaaaGGCAACGTCTTTGACATTGGTTTGCATTCAAACGcgccacatcttttaaggtggaccggtaTTTTTGAGGACAAAAACGACAGTTGTTTGTACGTGCCTGAAATACgtgtctaagtttttattcactttttgaatcACCACTGAAACTCAAGTTGTTTcgctttgtagcactttcggtctgtgttttcttttatgCAGTTAGCGGTCTCCCGAATTTAgcctcatttccaccttaagcaaTCCAAAACAGAATAAATAAGTCAGCAGAGAAGAGAAAGCCTAGCGTACCGGACCAACACTGTTTTTCTTACCCATTTACTAACACTGGGatttcgtaaacacattagaccagatCAGAACAGATTGGTGAGCTATAGCAAATGGTGCGGAAACTTCCTTAGAATTTAATAGAactgttttttgattaaaatcttgaacattgcctttaagggaATAAACATGCAATGATACAAATGATGAATTGCCAACACGTCTCACTGCATTAGTTCACCATTAATTCTTATTTTGTCTACATTAGGCTTAATCTGCATCTGGGAACCTTGTCATATTTTTAAACAGGTTCATGCAGCTGTCCTGAGGTACTACATAAATGTTAGAGGGTAATGGGAAGGAAAGAACCAGTGTGGAATTATGCTGTGgtcactgaaattatgcattcACAAGGAAAACCATGTGAAACATTAAACACCCCATTAGGAGTCTGGTGTGAGTTTCACCAGTAAAGAACTGAGCAGAACTGAACCCCCTCTGGTGCCGCAAATGCAGTGACTCCAAGTAGAAGCAATTTCGACACATACAACTCTTAATATCTTTTATACAATaataacacaatacaacagTATTACTGCCTGACCATTGGTGTTCCTATTCAAGCCAAAGCCATATTTGCTGCCGTTCTTCAAttaatttttgcatttttctccCTCATGGAAAACAACTTTTGGTACTTGATGAAGCTTCTTGTGGTTTTTCAGTTGAAATAATTTTGAGCAATCGTAAACAATGAAAACCGCAGGCATTATGAGTGTGAGATAGAGCTCCCTGTGTGGAAAATAACTTCCTGCCCTCCATCTGCAGCTCAGACGTGAAATCATTTGTAAACAACCTGTTTCACATGTGTCATTGTGGACTGCATCCATATCACTACATCCTCCTCCATCAAACCTTTCAATTGGCAGGATGCATTAAGGATGGTACTTTTCTCCTGGCATTCATCAAATAAAGGTTTGTATGTCAGACTCCAGAGGGTAAAGAGTGATCATCACTCACCTTGTCCATGACCATCTTAAGCTTATGTGCATTGGTTTGGTTGTGGGAACGTGAAAATAGGACAGTTACAGTTGTCTAGGGCAGCTCTAACTGGcactaaacatttacaaactgaATTGAATGATAGGTGGCATCCTCTAACATCCGACTGCAAGTGTTGCTTGGCCTTGTGCTTAATTTTAAGCATCTGCCAGATAAGAGTGCGGCACAAATAGacaaatattttgttaaaaagAATGCTTACATATTTTGAACATGTAGTGTGTAAGGTTTTTCATCCCAGCCATTTTTTCACCGTTTTCTCGCAAAGACAGGCTACATGATGACAACTAGTGTCTAACAAGGTTTAGATCAGCTATAGGCCTCTAGAAAACCACAgggaataaatatttttgtttaaaaagaatgtttaaaagcGATTTTGGACCTTAGACAGGGAACTTGAGAACAGCTGCACGTTGTACATATCCGCAAAACATACACTTACGAAAATGTCATTCAAACACTTTGCTTCAAGTTGTACACACTGGATTTGTGTTGACGTACAAATATCTCATTTAAGCAACATTTAAGCTAGGGAAGGTACAGCAAATAAAGTATTGGATTGCATACagagctgtgcagatgtaaggGAATACTGTTTATGTACTGATTTATCCAGTCAAATTGACCAGTAAGTGCAAGTAAAGTTGGTCCATTTTTTGGGGGTCATATTTGAGGGGTCACCACAACAAATCAATCCACACAGTCAACTTGGCAACAGATATGCTTCTTTCTtgtccatttccttttcttagGTCCCACCCACacagatctgtttatttttaaaaagaggtttttgtctgtgttttggctTCCCATCCACACTGTGTTTTAGGGCACTGaaaatggaggttttcaaaaacgCTTCACAAggtgaattttaaaaaaaaagcccataGTCGCTGTTTTCGTGTGGACGAGAAGAACTGATATTTTCGGAAATGGTGACATCACACAGCGTGCCTTTCTCAGGCTAAAACCAGtagctcctcactctctctattgTGAAGCACATAAGTCATTAAACTACAATATACTTACAGCTAGCAGAAGATTATGTTGTATTTGAAACATATAATGCATTATTTAGATctagattcattcatttcctgacTTGCGAACTGCAATATATAGGAAAAActgagtgatttgggattaaatctgtgtttctctcgtgctttataatgttttaatgtcTCTCTTAAATAGGTGCTATGGCCCCTACTGGATTAGAGGGAGGAAAATCtcagttttttaaaaacacatcctGACCTGTAGATGGGGCCTCAGATGGTcgctttaagtgctgtttatcaGACGGTGACAGCTTTGGTGCGAggatttccattttttttaattgccatATTGTAATGTAAAATCATTTCCTTATGCAAATACATTCGCTGTTATCTTATTTCTGCAGAAAAATATCCAGGAAATGACTTGTCGTTAATGGAAATTTCGACTGGAAATTAAGCAACAAGtggagggtggtctctgacttttgcacagtgctgtatatggAAACctatacatacattcatttatataaacaaacaaacaagggaGGATTGCAGTGAAAAATACTGAAATACAAAGCTCCATTGAGACTGTGATAGTTTGTTTTTGTGGTAGGGGGCACTCTGACAGCTCTCAGCTTTCCAACCCCAAAATACTGTCAGGCACTTGCAGAAGAGGGTTTTGCAGCTGTACCACATCCACACAGGGTCTGTTTGGCTCCCCAGGTCCACTGTAGCTTTAGCAGCGTATCTGGACTCTCTTAGAGCTCTCAGTCAGATTGCTGTTCATGGGATTAAGCAGAGAGGCTCTCTCTCACTTGCCCCATGGCATGTACTGTAACTTTTGCATTGTTTGCATAGTACTTTGTTTTGTCAGGGGCTGTTAATAGGACATTAATGTGCATAAATTAAACGTGATGttcacaatttaaataaaaaatcaaattctggccatttgctgctctccagtctggtGCATGCTCAAAAATGGTCTAATGTGTTGCTCTATTCCAgctccataggtgagtaatattgattatttttgtcCTGTTTTGATCACTTAAAGtgtaaatgtctccaaactcctGAGATGGCCAACTGCATCACAGAcagcgctacaaaactaaataactcaagttaaaaatgagtttctgtgggaattcagacactgaataaacacttacagacaagttatacTTCAGCTGTGCACAAACAGTTCTGTTTTTCTCCTGAAACatacttttccaccttaaaagacactgagaTTCTGAACAGacacaaaccagagagaacagcgtttccccacaattttAAAACAGAATAATTAATATGCAAAGCAATATAgttctatataaatattattaaccATACAATAAAGCCTTCCCCCAATAAAAAATTATTCCCTAGGAATCTCCTTAGAGCTTTTCCAACACACATTTCTACCAAATGTTGCTGCCTTTAACCATAGACAGCTGAGGCAAGttaaaggacaaaaaaaaagaaaagtaaaaggAAACTCTGAGGCTTCAGGGTATGGAATGGAAGTGAGGAAGGACTCTGGGGCCTTGGCCATGAAAGAGTGAGGAATGCTTCAGTAGCAGGGGAAGCTCCGCAGGTTGCCTGCAGAAACCGTCTGCAGTAACCTGCAAAAGCTGCTGCAAGAAGAAGCGAGAACAAGCTGCATTATCTCTGCAGACTCCAACGTCATCAGCTGGTTGTGAAAACAGAGGTACGTGCATTCTTGTAACATGCAAGCAGAGTTATGATGTTTGTTTGGCTTAGGGTGGTTAGGAGCAGTGGGGTAGAGGGCTGGAAAAAATGATACAGTGTAAATGGAAAATTTGTAACACAGCTTTAAAGCCTTTGCAGTTTTGAATGAGGAACtgagctgtgtttttttgtaaagACCTATTAATGATGTGTTAGCAAGGACTCTATCAATACCTGGATGTAAActtgaaaaaaaacatgtgcTGCCAAAGTTGACGGGTACCAAGAGACCATAACACTACCTTCTCTGCTGTCTTTCAAATGGCAAATGTCGAAGCTACCATTTATCAGCCCTGAGCTTGCCATGTTTAATATGGTAAATCATATTTATAAAGGTGCATCCTGCACTCTCTGTAATAACATGCTGTATCAAGGGCACAATGTGTCATTatggtctgtttttgtttagcTTACGCAGGCCAAGAGATGGACATCAAGCCACTACTATTaatattgtctgtgtgtgggccaACACGGGCCATAACAATAGACATGGATTACGGTGGCGTGCCCCTGTGGATCAACCGCTTTCTTGGAGAGCCCAGCGTGATGACCCTGAGGGATCGGATGGGGCCAGGTTGGTTCAGAGCGGTCAACAGCCAGAGCTGCCCTCTGGAATGCGACTGTCCCATCCAGTGGCCTACAGCTGTATACTGCGAGTACAGGGGCCTGCACCACCTTCCGGAGGACCTTCCCTCCAGGACACAGTACCTCTTTCTGCAGGGTAATGCAGTCACTGGCTTCAAATCTGGGGCCTTCAGCAATGCCTCCAGTTTACGATGGCTGATTGTGGACCGCAACCAAGTTCTCAGCGATAGACTTGATCGCATATTACTATCAAATCTGACCAGATTAGTAAACCTCTTCATGAGCCATAACAACCTGACAGCGGTGCCGAAAGGGTTACCCAGCGGCCTCAAGCAGCTTCGACTTGCATACAACCACATTGAGAAGATTAACCCTGGAGATTTTCAAAATCTACAGAATCTAACGCTGCTTCTGCTGCAAGGCAATTGGCTGAAGACTATCGGTGAGGCTGACTTCAAAGGTAAGTGGCaaatttactttttcttttgtcTCTTACTCCTTATGATCGAGGTCAAACAAATAATCTCCTCTCAAACACTTACTCCATCCTTGGAAACACTTGTTGTGCATTTGACGTTTCCTCCCGCAGTGGAAATCTGTGGAAAGTGTGAATTAGTGGCCATAGCTTTCACAGCCTCTgatgtaaacacagaaatgatgGTGTTGTGTCTGTCTTGTTCACCACCAGGGCTCTCATCACTGAACTTACTGGATCTCAGTCAAAATCTCCTGGACATATTCCCCAAGCATCTGCCTCCATCTGTTCAACAGCTCTACCTCTCCAGCAATGCTCTGAAAGGCATGTCTGAGGACAGCCTCCAAGGCTTTAATGCACTCCGCTATTTACGTCTCAGCCGCAATCAGCTAAAAAACAAAGCGCTGGCCTCTGATGCCTTCAATGTGACCTCTCTAGTGGAACTGGACCTCTCTTATAATCAGCTCACGGAAATCCCAGTTGTTCCCACCACCCTCCAGTATCTCTATCTAGAGGTCAATCACATCAAAGGTGAGATAATAACTGAATgttcgtgtctgcgtgggtttcctccgggtgctccggtttcctcccacagtccaaaaacacacgttggtaggtggattggccactcaaaagtgtccgtaggtgtgaatgtgtgagtgtgtgttgccctgtgaaggactggcgccccctccagggtgtgttcctgccttgcgccctatgattccaggtaggctctggacccaccgcgaccctgaactggataagggttacagacaatgaatgaatgaatgaatgattcagtgGGTAAATTATGAGCAGGGAATGTTTCCTGCATTAGGTATGACATCTGATTGTTCCTATAATCTAGTGTTCCGACAGCCTTTGGTAAGTAAAGTAAGATTCAGTTTTCAGTGGAGCTCACCGTGATGAGCAATTTCACACTGCACACATCTGGTTTGAATATATTCTGTGAGCAAAACTTCACAAAGAGCTTCCCTGAGCCTGGATTTTGTAAAGCAGTAATGTAGAGTCAAAATGGAGGATGCACTTGCTGTAGCTTTTATGTAAGCCcaacattttatgtaaaaaCAATCCGAGCCAATTCTGAAACATTTCAGAAGCAAAAGGCGGCCTGATGCTCAGTCCTTCAGGATGTTTTCAGCACTTACCTGCTCTCAGCGCCCCCTGTAGGatggactgtgactccattggctgcagcgcTGGATGATGGACAGATagctctggctgctgattgactaaataaaggtgacgaccaatgaaaagcAATGGAGAATCTACTCCTTGCTCCggctgagagagagctgcatgtttctgtctcaaaccaTTGCCATAAAAATGTGAACTCAAAAATACGGAACACGTCCTGTGTAGGGTCAACTGGAACACATCTTTTCGTGTCCACATACAGGACGACTGGCAACACTACCGTGAATGGGCACTTGATATAGGCAATAAGGATCATTGCTGTGATTTACTCAGTAGCCCACATGATTACAAAAGAGTCTAATGACCAAAGAACAAAGTGATAAATGAgtatttattgtcattgctcAACATACAGCAAAATGTTTCCTCtgcatataacacacacacactgatgcacGAGGTGCGGAgagcacactcacacctggagtGGTGGCCAGCCATCCCCAGCGCTGGGGAGCGGTTTAGGATTAGATGTTCTGTTCAAGACCCCTTTaaccatggatgttgagggaggagataAAGCTGATCCTTCGCTCCACCTCTCCCAATTTCCTGCCGGTCATGGGGATGGAACTTGCAACATTCCAGTCCCAAGCCCGCTTCTcaaaccattaggccacagctgcccagaAACTGTAAATATTAGTAATTTGCATGAAACTAGAAAGACAAATGGACTGTGGCTTTGACACCTAAACATtcactgtaaaattaattttcaaaaaaaGCGGATGAAGTCATAGCTGCAAGCAATGCGTAAATTCACACAGCTTGCGGGGCTTGTGCTGCTTGATAACTGAGGTCTGTCGCAGTGTTTGCATGGAGACAGGAAAAGCATGACATCAGATGCATGAAATAGTCCTTGGCATGAAAACATCAACACTGCACCATGAGAAAAATGATGGAAAATGTGACATGGTTGAAAGGAAGGGGGAGAAAGTCCATCAGCAGACTCCCTTTATAAAGTATTTGTCACAGTTACAAGATGCAGACGACGGGGTCTGTGAGAGACACAAGGctagagaggaagaggaaagagGGGTTAGCTAATGAAGTGGGAGGGACGAGGAGTGGTGGGAGAACAATCTGGAAACATCTGTGAACACTCCATGCGGAATCCATCAGTACCCAAAAGCACATTGTGTTCCCtcccccattctctctctctctctctctctctctctctctctctctctgtctctctctctctctctctcaggaataTATAACATTCAGTTACAAGAGCCACAGCGCTTATGATTCACCCACTTTTGAATAGAGAGGGAAATAGCTGCTCTTTTAAATAGCGGTTTACCAGTTTGTCCACAGTGTCATTATTTCTGACTGATGTGCAaagcaggacagttattaggaAAGTCATAATAAATGACCAATACACTTAGGTTTATACAGACAGCTGTTCTAAAGTGCTGGGGATTATGTGTTCAGACACCAAACCGTCAGGTCAACAACctaaaaacagacacagaaaaaaGAGCAGAAATAAGACCTGCCCCTTTGGAAGAAGGAAATGTTTTGATCGTGAAGCAAAAGGAATGAATGTCCGCTTGTTTTCCACAAAGATTTTCAGCAGACATGACATTAGCAGCCGTAATAAGACCAAAGGTAGGTTGTCTAGTTCTATGCAGGCACCAAAACCATTTAGACACGGAATAAATGAATGCAACGAGTCATTGGTTGGAATATGGCCCTTCCCTGTATTATAACCTACATTATGAGTGGATGCCAGTACACCTGCAACCCATTCAGTTTCGTGTAGACACCTATCTTCTGTACGAGTACGATGCTTCAACACTGGTGCCAgtaaaaagatatatatttgtaaGATGCCTAATGTAGCAGTTTTTTTGTTAAGAACAGAAGCCCTTTTATAACATTCCTTCTGTATGTTTTCCCCTTTTGCTGCACTAAGTGCCTCTACTCATCTGGAAATGTTCAATAGAGATGTTGGAGCATGGCTATTGAAGATCTGATGGCACTCAGCCCAGAGAGAGGCCAAgatgttagatgattagttctagagAGTCCAGAGAATGCAGTCCCACTTCTGCACTGCCACACAGGCCACTAGCAGAGGGAATTTATATCCCTAAGGTCAGCATCAT from Hoplias malabaricus isolate fHopMal1 chromosome 5, fHopMal1.hap1, whole genome shotgun sequence encodes:
- the zgc:113307 gene encoding lumican; protein product: MDIKPLLLILSVCGPTRAITIDMDYGGVPLWINRFLGEPSVMTLRDRMGPGWFRAVNSQSCPLECDCPIQWPTAVYCEYRGLHHLPEDLPSRTQYLFLQGNAVTGFKSGAFSNASSLRWLIVDRNQVLSDRLDRILLSNLTRLVNLFMSHNNLTAVPKGLPSGLKQLRLAYNHIEKINPGDFQNLQNLTLLLLQGNWLKTIGEADFKGLSSLNLLDLSQNLLDIFPKHLPPSVQQLYLSSNALKGMSEDSLQGFNALRYLRLSRNQLKNKALASDAFNVTSLVELDLSYNQLTEIPVVPTTLQYLYLEVNHIKEFNVSSLCRTVGPTSYSLMKILRLDGNKMAYHQLPPDWVYCLRVLRNIYI